One window of Lemur catta isolate mLemCat1 chromosome 3, mLemCat1.pri, whole genome shotgun sequence genomic DNA carries:
- the LOC123634608 gene encoding keratinocyte proline-rich protein, which yields MCDQQQIQCCLPLPQCCVKGSSFHPAESSFANNQVVVQAPCEMQIVECPAPCPVQVSQAPCQAPCQAPSQSQTTKVKGQSKTKQGKGQAPSQSQTTQVKGQAPSQSQVSCVQCQAPGQSEVCYLQCEAPQPVQTCYVEYSPVCYTEAYVEGPVQTYVPYAASRSVQTYVERPPVCQTQGGFSAQGQYQGSYSRSTPHSCAPQFQSRASYSSYAPQFQPRASYSSCAPQFQSRASYSSYAPQHQSRASFSTCVPQCQTQGSYGGFTAERRSRSTSRCLPSRRLEPFPRSCSPPRHSEPYYSSYVPSRSSAGYPNYCTPPRRSEPISASHCPRGPTSNCSQRCRPKCRIEISSPCCPRQVPPQRCPVQIPPIRRSQSCGPQRSWSASSPELRPRIEPRPLPSFCPPRRLDQYPEPSLQRHPLPAPRPRPRPERCISPEPRPCPLPRRLSEPCLRPAPLPAPIPVPLPAPRPAPRPAPRPRPVQCEIPGPRPFPQRCESPEPRPRPEPIPLPAPCPTPEPLGEPWHYPSPCSSPNPIPCPGDLGCHESSPRHLDTEAPGCSPSRCNQGQESSAGCGPGDVFPEPQGQGGCGDQGNTSAGAKSAYF from the exons ATGTGTGACCAGCAGCAGATTCAGTGTTGCCTGCCGCTCCCACAGTGCTGCGTCAAGGGTTCTTCCTTCCACCCCGCTGAGTCCTCCTTTGCCAACAACCAGGTGGTGGTTCAAGCCCCTTGTGAGATGCAAATTGTGGAGTGCCCTGCACCATGCCCAGTTCAAGTTTCCCAGGCTCCGTGCCAGGCTCCGTGCCAGGCTCCAAGCCAGTCCCAGACCACGAAGGTGAAGGGCCAGTCTAAGACCAAGCAGGGGAAGGGCCAGGCTCCAAGCCAGTCCCAGACCACCCAG GTGAAGGGCCAGGCTCCATCCCAGTCTCAAGTTTCCTGTGTTCAGTGCCAGGCTCCAGGCCAGTCTGAGGTTTGCTACCTGCAATGTGAAGCCCCACAGCCTGTTCAGACTTGCTATGTAGAATATTCTCCAGTTTGTTATACGGAAGCTTATGTGGAAGGCCCAGTCCAGACCTATGTACCCTATGCAGCTTCTCGGTCTGTCCAGACTTATGTGGAACGTCCCCCAGTGTGCCAGACTCAGGGAGGATTCTCTGCCCAGGGCCAGTATCAGGGTTCCTACAGCAGATCCACCCCCCA TAGCTGTGCCCCTCAGTTCCAGTCACGGGCTTCCTACAGCAGCTATGCCCCCCAGTTCCAGCCACGGGCTTCCTACAGTAGCTGTGCCCCCCAGTTCCAGTCACGGGCTTCCTACAGCAGCTACGCCCCTCAGCATCAGTCCCGGGCTTCATTTAGCACTTGTGTGCCCCAGTGCCAGACCCAAGGTTCCTATGGGGGCTTCACTGCAGAGCGCAGGTCTCGGAGCACCAGCAGATGCCTCCCTTCTCGCCGGCTGGAGCCTTTTCCCCGCAGTTGTTCCCCACCACGACATTCTGAGCCCTACTACAGCAGCTACGTGCCATCAAGATCCTCTGCAGGTTACCCTAACTACTGCACCCCACCCCGCCGCTCTGAACCCATCTCTGCCAGCCACTGTCCTCGGGGCCCCACCTCAAACTGCTCTCAGAGATGCAGACCCAAGTGCCGAATAGAGATTTCCTCCCCCTGCTGCCCCCGGCAGGTTCCCCCACAGAGGTGTCCTGTTCAAATTCCTCCCATCCGACGCTCCCAGAGCTGTGGCCCACAACGTTCCTGGAGTGCCTCCAGCCCAGAGCTGAGGCCACGCATAGAGCCACGTCCACTCCCAAGCTTCTGTCCACCACGGCGTCTTGACCAATACCCAGAGCCATCACTGCAGAGACATCCACTTCCTGCTCCACGTCCACGTCCACGCCCAGAACGATGCATAAGTCCAGAACCCCGCCCGTGCCCTCTACCAAGGAGACTGTCAGAGCCTTGTTTGCGCCCAGCACCACTTCCAGCACCAATTCCAGTACCACTTCCAGCTCCACGTCCAGCTCCACGTCCAGCTCCACGTCCTCGTCCAGTGCAGTGTGAAATTCCAGGGCCACGACCATTCCCACAGCGCTGTGAGTCCCCAGAGCCTCGTCCACGGCCAGAGCCAATTCCCTTGCCAGCGCCCTGCCCAACCCCAGAGCCACTTGGGGAACCTTGGCACTATCCCAGCCCTTGCTCCAGCCCAAATCCAATTCCATGCCCAGGAGACCTAGGCTGTCATGAGTCCAGTCCACGCCACCTAGACACCGAGGCTCCCGGCTGCAGCCCATCCAGGTGTAACCAGGGGCAAGAGAGTAGTGCTGGCTGTGGACCTGGTGATGTGTTTCCAGAGCCACAGGGTCAGGGGGGGTGTGGAGACCAAGGCAATACCTCTGCTGGGGCCAAGAGTgcctatttttga
- the C3H1orf68 gene encoding skin-specific protein 32, whose amino-acid sequence MCDQQKQPQFFPSCVKGSGLGAVQSTKGASVRVPAPSQTQIVSVTGPAPGLAAPGLAVGPAPASTQTYVKYQVPCQPQTYVKCPAPCQTKTYVKCPVPCQTTYVKCPAPCQTYVKCPPPCQTYVKCPPPCQTTYVKCPAPCQTYVKCPPPCQTTYVKCPAPCQTQTYYVQYPSPSQSSYVQASAGGSAAQSCAPDPCSAPCSTSYCCLAPRTFGVSPLRRWIQRPQNCNTGSSGCCESTGCCSSGGCSFGGCGSGCGSSGGCGSGCCCLGIIPMRSRGPACCDDEDDCCC is encoded by the coding sequence ATGTGTGACCAGCAGAAGCAGCCACAATTCTTTCCATCTTGTGTGAAAGGTTCGGGACTGGGGGCTGTGCAAAGTACCAAAGGTGCCTCGGTGAGAGTCCCAGCTCCAAGCCAGACCCAAATCGTCTCTGTGACAGGCCCTGCTCCAGGCCTCGCTGCTCCAGGTCTCGCCGTAGGCCCTGCTCCAGCCTCCACTCAAACCTATGTGAAGTACCAAGTTCCATGCCAGCCTCAAACCTATGTAAAGTGCCCAGCTCCTTGCCAGACTAAAACTTATGTGAAATGCCCAGTTCCGTGCCAGACAACCTATGTGAAATGCCCAGCTCCCTGCCAGACCTACGTGAAGTGCCCACCTCCATGCCAGACATATGTGAAGTGCCCACCTCCATGCCAGACTACGTATGTGAAATGCCCAGCTCCCTGCCAGACATACGTGAAGTGTCCACCTCCATGTCAGACGACCTACGTCAAATGTCCAGCTCCCTGCCAGACCCAGACATATTATGTTCAGTATCCTTCTCCTTCCCAGAGCTCCTATGTTCAAGCTTCTGCAGGTGGCTCAGCCGCCCAGTCCTGTGCCCCTGACCCATGCTCGGCACCTTGTTCCACCAGCTACTGCTGCCTGGCTCCCCGGACCTTCGGGGTGAGTCCCCTGAGACGCTGGATCCAGCGGCCCCAGAATTGCAACACAGGATCGTCTGGTTGCTGTGAGAGTACCGGGTGCTGCAGCTCCGGAGGCTGCAGTTTTGGGGGCTGTGGCTCCGGGTGTGGCAGCTCTGGGGGCTGTGGCTCCGGGTGCTGCTGTTTGGGAATTATCCCCATGAGGTCCCGAGGTCCTGCGTGCTGTGACGATGAGGACGACTGCTGTTGTTAA